The DNA window GGTCATGGGAAAAGAGCTTTTCGGGGGCGCGTGCGAACTCGTTCTCTACGTGGACGGAGCGTCGCGCGGCAACCCTGGTGAGGCAGGGGCCGGAGCGGTCGTAAAGGATAAAAAGGGCAAGACCCTGAAGAGACTCAAACGCCGGCTCGGTACGGCCACCAATAACGAGGCCGAATACCAGGCCCTCCTGATGGCCCTTAGAGAGGC is part of the Thermodesulfobacteriota bacterium genome and encodes:
- a CDS encoding RNase H family protein gives rise to the protein MPHGKKGKKESLLLKRFLEDLQVTLDLKETAHKLHITEDAAGELLSVMGKELFGGACELVLYVDGASRGNPGEAGAGAVVKDKKGKTLKRLKRRLGTATNNEAEYQALLMALREA